TTCATCACATCATCTACTTCTTCACCCGGTGCAAATGGAAGTGGTTTTATTACATTGTGAAAATACATATGACAAAACTCACGATCAATAAGGTGTGAAATTTCATAATCTATTTTAAAGATTCCTTTGTATGCTAAATCAGTAGTTTGAAAGGAAAGCCCCAGTTCTTCTTCAATTTCACGAAGGCCGCCAATTTGTACATTTTCATCATGCATAATGTGTCCGGCAGATGTAATATCCCATATACCCGGAGCCTCCTTTTTATTTTTAGAGCGTAATTGAAAATATAAAAACATATCTTCATCATCTTTTTCCACAAACCAGCAATGAAATGTTTCATGCCAATCGCCGTCGCGATGTACTCCATCACGCAGTTTCTTTCCGATTGTATTTCCGTCTATATCGAATATCGTTAACCATTCTGCCATTTTAATTCCCCTTTCTGCAAATTTTATTATACAATATTTGTATTGAATTTTGGAAAAATAAAGAAAAAGGGTGATGTATGTGGAGAGTAAAGAAAATAAAGAAGTAAAATCGTTTATTTCAACTGAGGAGGAATTACTTCAAATATTAGGGAAACCAAGTGAACGAGCTTTGAAAAAAGTTATTTCATCACTTGACCATCATTGCTTAGATTTTCTGTCTAAATCTCCTTTTCTAGTATTAGCTACTGCGAATAAATTTGGAGAGTGTGACGCTTCACCGAGAGGAGACGCACCTGGATTTGTATATGTTCTTAATAAGAATAAAATTATTATTCCAGAAAGGCCGGGCAATCGTCGTATAGACTCTATTTTAAATATTATTTCTAATCCACGAGTAGGGCTAATTTTCTTTATTCCAGGTCTTGGAGAGTCATTGCGAATAAATGGTCGAGCAAGTATTACAAAAGACGAGGGAATTTTAAAAGAAATGCAGGCGAATGGACGTACTCCTTTACTTGGAATTGTCGTTGAAGTAGAAGAATGTTACGTTCATTGTGCAAAAGCTTTTATACGTTCAAAAATGTGGGATTCTGAATCATGGTTAGATAAAAAAGAGCTACCTTCAGCAGCAAAAATGTTAATGGAGCATGCGAAAGTGAATGCTTCAGAAGAAGAAGTTGCACGTTCTTTAGAAGAAAGTTATACGAAAAGGCTGTATTAAAAAGTTGGTGTTACTATTTTATAAATATAGTTTTGGAAAACAGATAAAAGAAAATTCTCCTTATTGGAGAAACTGTATTTTAATATGTAAAATGCTAGTTTTGTAAATGGGTATGTGAACGAGAAGGGGAAAATTCTTTTTTAGTTAATTTGTTATTGTAAAATATGATAATAAATTAACTTTTCTATATTTTATAAAAATAGGCTTGCTTTTTAAAATTTTCATAACTATAATAAATTAACAAATAGACATGAACGAAAAAGTAACGATAAGGACATGAGATAATTTTTACGGTTTGCAGAGAGGGAAGCCAAAGGCTGTGAGCTTCCTAACACGAGAAATGATCTTACCACCTTTGAACTTCAATAGTGAACGAGTAATCTAGTAATTATTGACGGTATCAGCCGTTATCTGAACTTGAGCAATCTGGGAGAGAAAGTGAACAGATTGGAACAAGGGTGGAACCACGAAAACACATTCGTCCCTTTACTAGGGATGAGTGTGTTTTTTTATGGGATATTAGATTGAAAATTTAAAATAATCAAAAAATATATTGATTTTGTTTTTTATGCGAGTATAATGAATTAACAAATAAACATGAACGAAAAAGTAACGATAAGGACATGAGATAATTTTTACGGTTTGCAGAGAGGGAAGCCAAAGGCTGTGAGCTTCCTAACACGAGAAATGATCTTACCACCTTTGAACTTCAATAGTGAACGAGTAATCTAGTAATTATTGACGGTATCAGCCGTTATCTGAACTTGAGCAATCTGGGAGAGAAAGTGAACAGATTGGAACAAGGGTGGAACCACGAAAACACATTCGTCCCTTTACTAGGGATGAGTGTGTTTTTTTATTACTTTGAAGGGAGGTGCTGTAACATGAAACGATTAGTACGTATGGAAATAACCACCACTTGCATGAATAAATGGCAGAGCAAGGTGATTCACATAGAGAACAAGTAAATATTAGGAGGAGATTAAAAATGAATAAAATGATCTATGTCGGTGTATTAGGTTTAGGTACTGTTGGAAGTGGTGTCGTTCAAATTTTAAAGGATCATTATAAAAAAATAGCTCTTGATACAGGATGTGAAGTGAAAGTAAAGACAGTAGCTGTGCGTGATTTAGAGAAAGACCGAGATGTTTGTGTTGATGGAATTGTGATAACAAGTAGTGTAGAGGAAGTTCTAAATGATTCGGATATCGATATTGTAGTAGAGGTGATGGGTGGAATTGAAGAAACGAAGCAAAATATCATAAAGGCTTTGAAAAATAAGAAGCATGTCGTAACTGCAAATAAAGATTTAATGGCTGTATATGGATCTGAGCTTTTACAATTGGCAAATGAAAATAATTGTGATTTATTTTATGAAGCAAGTGTAGCGGGCGGGATTCCGGTATTAAGGGGATTAGCAGATGGTCTAGCTTCGGATCAAATTGAAAAAATAATGGGGATCGTAAATGGAACAACAAATTATATGTTAACAAAAATGAGTCAAAATGGTTGGTCATATGAAAAAGCATTACAAGAGGCACAACAGTTAGGTTTTGCAGAATCAGACCCAACAGCAGATGTAGATGGACTGGATGCTGCAAGAAAGGTAGCTATTCTTGCTAATCTAGGTTTTTCAATGAATGTTTCTTTAGAGGATGTTCAAGTTAGAGGTATTCGAAAGGTAGAAAAAGAAGATTTAGAAATGGCCGAAAAATTAGGGTTTACTATGAAACTGATTGGAAAGGCAGAGAAACAAGGGTCTGCAATTCATTTAAGTGTAGCACCAACTTTATTGCCGAGTCACCATCCTTTATCTAGTGTAAATAATGAATTTAATGCAGTTTATGTTCACGGTCAAGCGGTAGGAGAAGTAATGTTTTATGGACCGGGAGCTGGGAAGTTGCCTACTGGGTCTGCAGTAGTTAGTGATATTATTTCGGTTGTTAAAAATATGAATCAAGTGCCCAAACATAAAAGTGTATTAAAAGAGCCAGAGCCATATCAATTAAAAGAAGATGAGGAAGTAGTTTCTAAATACTTTTTACGTATTTCATTAAGTGATGAACCCGGAATGTTGCAAAAAATAACAGAATGTTTCGCTAATTGTTCTGTAAGTTTACAAGAGGTGATTCAATTACCGCTGAATAGAGAACTTGCAGAAGTCGTTATTGTGACACATCAAACTTCAAAATATCAATTTGAACAAGTATTAAGAGCGATAGACGATATCGCAAGTGAAATAAAAAGTTACTACAGTATTGAGGAGGAAAAACAATATGTATAAAGGACTATTAAAACAATATGCTTCTTATTTACCGATGAATGAAAACACACCAGATGTAAGTTTAATGGAAGGGAATACACCACTTATTCCACTTTTAAATATTTCTAAACAATTAGGGATTCATTTATATGGAAAGTATGAGGGGGCTAATCCAACAGGTTCATTTAAAGATCGAGGTATGGTAATGGCAGTTGCTAAGGCGAAAGAAGAAGGTTCTGAGGCAATTATTTGTGCTTCAACAGGTAATACATCGGCATCGGCAGCAGCATATGCGGCACGTCTCGGAATGAAATGTATTATTGTGATACCTGAAGGGAAAATTGCTCATGGAAAATTAGCGCAAGCAGTTGCGTATGGAGCAGAAATTATTTCAATTGAAGGGAACTTTGATGATGCGCTTCGAGCTGTAAGAAAGATTGCAGCGGAAGAACCGATTACATTAGTCAACTCAGTGAATCCGTATCGAATTGAAGGTCAAAAAACAGCGGCATTTGAAATTTGTGACCAATTGCAAGGCGCTCCGGATGTTCTTGCTATTCCTGTTGGGAATGCAGGGAATATTACAGCATATTGGAAAGGTTTCTGTGAATATGGGAAAGAAAAAGGCTATAAGAAGCCAAGAATTCACGGTTTTGAAGCGGAGGGAGCAGCTGCAATTGTAAAAGGGCATGTGATTGAGGCGCCGGAAACAATCGCAACGGCGATTCGTATCGGTAACCCAGCAAGCTGGTCTTATGCTGTAGAAGCTGCTGAGCAATCAAAAGGTGAAATTGATATGGTATCGGATGAAGAGATCTTAAATGCTTATCAACTATTAGCAAAAACAGAAGGGGTTTTCGCGGAACCTGGATCAAATGCTTCATTAGCAGGTGTAATCAAACATGTTCAATTAGGGAAAATCAAAAAAGGAGAAACAGTTGTTGCAGTATTAACAGGAAATGGTTTGAAAGACCCTGATATTGCAATTTCTTCTAATAAGCTAGAAATTGCAAGTGTCTCAAATGATATAGAAAAAATTAAGGAGCACATTAAAGGGGGGATTGTTTCGTGATTCCGTTCAAAATTCGTGTCCCAGCTAGTACGGCAAACGTTGGACCTGGTTTTGATTCGGTTGGTATAGCTTTGTCACTATATCTAGAGGTGATAGTTAAAGAGAAATCAGATAAGTGGCATGTTATACATTCGTTTGACGATTCAATTCCAAATGATGATAAAAATTTAATTGTTAGCACTGCACGTAAAGTATGCCCTTCTTTATCTCCCTATATAATAGAAGTTACTAGTAATATTCCACTTACAAGAGGATTAGGAAGTAGTGCATCAGCGATTGTAACTGGAATAGAGCTCGCGAATCAACTTGGGGACTTACATTTAACTACAGAGCAAAAAGTTCAAATTGCTACAAATTTTGAAGGACATCCAGATAATGTTGCTGCTTCTATTTTAGGTGGAACCGTAATAGGGGCAATGGATGGAAGACATGTTTCAGTTGTAAGGATTGAAAGTAAGGAACTAGGAGTGATCTCCCTTATTCCGAATGAAGAGCTAAATACGGATGAAAGTCGATCCGTATTACCAAAGACGTTTCCGTTTCATGAGGCTGTTAAGGCTAGTGCGATAAGTAACGTATTAGTAGCGGCATTATGCCAAAAGAAGTGGGAAGTTGTAGGAGAAATGATGGAAAGAGATCATTTTCATGAACCGTATCGTTTAGAACTTGTTCCTTTATTACCATCTATTCGTAAATGTGCGAAAGAATTCGGGGCTTATGGAACAGCGCTGAGTGGTGCGGGACCATCTATTTTTATTTTAACTCCGCATGAGGAGCGCCAAGAAATTGCTGAGCAATTAGCGAAAGTATTTCCAGCTATGAAGGTATGTGAACTTGAAATTGATCATGAAGGTATTGTTGTGAAAAAGGAAGAACATATTGAATTATAAATAGAGTTAGCACTAGGCTAGCTCTATTATTTTTTGCCACATTCCTGTAACAAAGCATCTGTATATTCATTGATGGAGGTGCAGAACATGAAAAGAATGATGGCGATATGTCTTCTTACAACAATGTCAATTACGGCTTTAGCCAGTTGTGATGTAAAAGGTAACAAGGTTTTACAAGAGTCTGAAATAAAGGAAGCGACGTATAAAGATTTTACGTATGATGTAAATCCGGAAACGTTTGCGTTAACGGTAGAACATGATGGTGTAAAAGAGGCAGCATCGAAGCCTTTGCCAAAAATGAAGGTGTCGAACTTAAAAAAAGATAAAGGTCGCACATCTTGGGAGTATCCTGATCAAAAGGTAAAAGTAAACTTAGAGAAGAAAAGAGATCACTTGAATATTGAAGTAGAATCAACGGGCGCAGAAAGCTTTACATGGCCAAAAGTACAAGCTGAGAATTATACACTTCCGTTATGGGAAGGTAAACAAATCCCAAGTAATGATGAAAATTGGAAGAGATTTTTGAAAGATGATTCATATACATTTGCTGAAACGTTCGCGATGAAGTTCTTTGCATTAAACGGTTCGAAATATTCCATTGTATATATTGCGAATAATATGTTTAATAATGAAGTGAAATTTCACTCGGACCCAAAAATAGGATTTGATTTTATACATGAATTCCCGAGTATTAATAAAAATAAAACATATGGATTTCAATTATATGTGACAAATAATGATGTAGTAAGTATTGCTAAGCTATACAAAAGCAACATTGTTGAAAAAGGTGAATTTAAAACATTGCAAGAAAAGGCAAAACAAAATAAAGAAATTGAAAAACTTTATGGGGCAGCACATTTTTATTTTTGGAATCAAAGTGCTTTATCTGATAGCAATGTGAATTGGCCGAAGTTAAGAGAGCACATGAATAGTCCCTTGTTTGGATGGATGAAAGAATTGATTCAGAAATACAGTAAAGAGCCTGGAGAGCTAAATGTATTTGATCAAGTAAATAAACAAGATTTTATCGATAAGTATCAAAAAAACGTTGTTTTACGTTATATAAACGAAGTGTTGTCTATGAAAGAATTTTATAAGGAAGATATTTTTTCAAATATTGATAAAGAAGCGAGTGCATTGTTAAAAAAAGGTATCGATCGTTTAACCACGGAAGAACTGTATAGCTTGAATAAGCATTTATTAAAGTCTGTACTAGGTGATGCAGTTGAGGATGTAAATAAATGGGGTAGCGTGGACGGAACGAATATTTTAAAAGAAATGAAAGAGGCTGGCATTGATCATGCATGGGTAGGACTTCCAAACTGGGAACAAGGGTTCATGCAACCTGAATTTGTAACGAAAGCTGAGAAAATGGGATATTTAGTTGGTCCATATGATTCATATCATTCTATACATGAAAAAGGCGATAAAAATTGGAATACAGCTTCTTTTAAAGATCCTTCATTATATGAAGAAGCAACTGTATCAAAGAAAAATGGTGAAAAAATTCAAGGGTTTTTAGGAAGAGGTCGTAAACTAAACCCGGTGCTAGCTATGCCGAGCGTAGAAGAACGTGTTAGCGATATATTACAAAATGGACCTAAATATAACTCATGGTTTATTGATTGTGATGCGACAGGAGAAATTTATGATGATTATTCATCTAAACATATAACAACACAAGAACAAGATTTAAAAGCACGCTTAAAACGAATGGATTATATCGCGAAAGAAAAAGGTATGGTAATTGGTTCTGAAGGCGGCAATGATTTTGCAAGTACAACAATTGCATTTGCGCATGGAATCGAAACTCCTGTTATTAAATGGGATGATGAAGATATGAGAAAAAATAAAACGAGTCCGTATTATGTCGGAGGGTATTGGTCACCGGATCAGAATGTCCCAGAAAAATATGCAAAGCAAGTACCGCTAAAAGAAGAATACAAACAGATTTATTTAAATCCAATGTATTCTGTGCCACTATACAAATTAGTATACAATGATTCGGTTATTACAACTCACCATTGGGAATGGGGAAGCTTAAAAGTGAAAAATGAGGTTGGAAGTCGTATGCTATATGAGCTATTGTATAATGTTCCTCCACTATACCATTTAGACGAGGTAGAATGGAATAAGCATAAAAAAGAAATAACGCAACATGTAAAAATTTGGAGTGCTGTTCATGAAAAAGCAGTAAAAGAAGAAATGACGGATTTCGCTTATTTATCAGAGGATAAACTTGTACAATCTGCTTCTTATGGAAAAAACGTGAAAATTATTGTGAATTTTTCTGATCATGATACAGAAATAGAAAAGACAAAAATAAAAGCAAAGTCAGCTTTAATTTATTACGATGGGAAGAAAAAAACCTATACACCAAATGAAAATAATTAATAAAATTATGTAATCGGTCACATATTTATATGTTAAATTTCGGAAATGATAGTTAGTGACTTGTCAAAAATAAGCACGGGAGTATAATGTGAAATGAAATACATATTGGGTTTGGAAAGTAACCTTACAAAAATGTAAGGTGATTGAAATGAAATTCAATATGAAGATTCATAGACATGCAGTATACTAGGAAAAGAGAAAGAGAGGAGAATGAACATGAGCTCTGAATTAGAACAAAATGCGAGAAGTAATAAGAAACGTTCTAAAAGAAAATCAATCAAATGGTTCATTTTGATTCCATTTTTCCTGCTTATTTTTGGAGGAGTGGGATATGGGTCATTTATATATAATAAAGCGAAAGCTGTTGTAAGTGATGCGTATGCAAAAATTGATAAGTCAGCAAAACGTGATAAAGAAGTTGAACCATTAAAGGATAATATTTCGATTTTAATCATGGGTGTAGACGGAAGTGAAATGAGAAAAAGTCAATATGGTGAAGCGGTTCGGACAGATGCGCTTTTATTAGCGACAATTAATAAAGATGATAAATCTGTTAAATTAGTAAGTATTCCGCGTGATTCTCGCGTATATATTCCAACTAGAAAGAAATTAGATAAGATTACACATGCACATGTATTCGGTGGTGTTGAAAGCACAAGAGATACAGTGGAAAGGTTTTTAAATGTACCAGTTGATTATTATGTTAAATTTAACTTCGAATCTTTTGTACAAATTGTAGATTCACTTGGTGGTATTGATATAGATGTACCGGTTACATTTACAGAACAAGATAGTAAAGATCAAGCAGGTATGGTTCATTTAGAAAAAGGTTATCAACATTTAAACGGAGAACAAGCACTTGCATTAGCAAGAACACGTAAAATTGATAGCGATGCGATGCGTGGTCAAAGACAGCAGCTTGTAATTGAAGCAATTGCGAAAAAGGCAATGTCTGTTCAATCTATTAGTAAAATGGGCTCATTACTTGACGCAGTTGATAAGAATATGAAAACAAACTTAACATTTGATGATATGCTTGCTATTACGAAAAATATGGCAGGGTCAGATTTACAAATGGAAAAAATGCAAATAGAAGGTACAGATAAGCGTATCGGTGGTATTTATTACTACATTCCAAATGAAAAAAATGTGAAAGATATTTCGAATAAGTTAAATGAGCATTTAGGTGTTACACCAAAGGCAGTTCGAAATGAATAGTATAAAAAAGATTGGCCTCC
The DNA window shown above is from Bacillus clarus and carries:
- a CDS encoding glycoside hydrolase codes for the protein MKRMMAICLLTTMSITALASCDVKGNKVLQESEIKEATYKDFTYDVNPETFALTVEHDGVKEAASKPLPKMKVSNLKKDKGRTSWEYPDQKVKVNLEKKRDHLNIEVESTGAESFTWPKVQAENYTLPLWEGKQIPSNDENWKRFLKDDSYTFAETFAMKFFALNGSKYSIVYIANNMFNNEVKFHSDPKIGFDFIHEFPSINKNKTYGFQLYVTNNDVVSIAKLYKSNIVEKGEFKTLQEKAKQNKEIEKLYGAAHFYFWNQSALSDSNVNWPKLREHMNSPLFGWMKELIQKYSKEPGELNVFDQVNKQDFIDKYQKNVVLRYINEVLSMKEFYKEDIFSNIDKEASALLKKGIDRLTTEELYSLNKHLLKSVLGDAVEDVNKWGSVDGTNILKEMKEAGIDHAWVGLPNWEQGFMQPEFVTKAEKMGYLVGPYDSYHSIHEKGDKNWNTASFKDPSLYEEATVSKKNGEKIQGFLGRGRKLNPVLAMPSVEERVSDILQNGPKYNSWFIDCDATGEIYDDYSSKHITTQEQDLKARLKRMDYIAKEKGMVIGSEGGNDFASTTIAFAHGIETPVIKWDDEDMRKNKTSPYYVGGYWSPDQNVPEKYAKQVPLKEEYKQIYLNPMYSVPLYKLVYNDSVITTHHWEWGSLKVKNEVGSRMLYELLYNVPPLYHLDEVEWNKHKKEITQHVKIWSAVHEKAVKEEMTDFAYLSEDKLVQSASYGKNVKIIVNFSDHDTEIEKTKIKAKSALIYYDGKKKTYTPNENN
- the thrB gene encoding homoserine kinase, with amino-acid sequence MIPFKIRVPASTANVGPGFDSVGIALSLYLEVIVKEKSDKWHVIHSFDDSIPNDDKNLIVSTARKVCPSLSPYIIEVTSNIPLTRGLGSSASAIVTGIELANQLGDLHLTTEQKVQIATNFEGHPDNVAASILGGTVIGAMDGRHVSVVRIESKELGVISLIPNEELNTDESRSVLPKTFPFHEAVKASAISNVLVAALCQKKWEVVGEMMERDHFHEPYRLELVPLLPSIRKCAKEFGAYGTALSGAGPSIFILTPHEERQEIAEQLAKVFPAMKVCELEIDHEGIVVKKEEHIEL
- a CDS encoding homoserine dehydrogenase, with translation MNKMIYVGVLGLGTVGSGVVQILKDHYKKIALDTGCEVKVKTVAVRDLEKDRDVCVDGIVITSSVEEVLNDSDIDIVVEVMGGIEETKQNIIKALKNKKHVVTANKDLMAVYGSELLQLANENNCDLFYEASVAGGIPVLRGLADGLASDQIEKIMGIVNGTTNYMLTKMSQNGWSYEKALQEAQQLGFAESDPTADVDGLDAARKVAILANLGFSMNVSLEDVQVRGIRKVEKEDLEMAEKLGFTMKLIGKAEKQGSAIHLSVAPTLLPSHHPLSSVNNEFNAVYVHGQAVGEVMFYGPGAGKLPTGSAVVSDIISVVKNMNQVPKHKSVLKEPEPYQLKEDEEVVSKYFLRISLSDEPGMLQKITECFANCSVSLQEVIQLPLNRELAEVVIVTHQTSKYQFEQVLRAIDDIASEIKSYYSIEEEKQYV
- a CDS encoding pyridoxamine 5'-phosphate oxidase family protein, encoding MESKENKEVKSFISTEEELLQILGKPSERALKKVISSLDHHCLDFLSKSPFLVLATANKFGECDASPRGDAPGFVYVLNKNKIIIPERPGNRRIDSILNIISNPRVGLIFFIPGLGESLRINGRASITKDEGILKEMQANGRTPLLGIVVEVEECYVHCAKAFIRSKMWDSESWLDKKELPSAAKMLMEHAKVNASEEEVARSLEESYTKRLY
- a CDS encoding LCP family protein encodes the protein MSSELEQNARSNKKRSKRKSIKWFILIPFFLLIFGGVGYGSFIYNKAKAVVSDAYAKIDKSAKRDKEVEPLKDNISILIMGVDGSEMRKSQYGEAVRTDALLLATINKDDKSVKLVSIPRDSRVYIPTRKKLDKITHAHVFGGVESTRDTVERFLNVPVDYYVKFNFESFVQIVDSLGGIDIDVPVTFTEQDSKDQAGMVHLEKGYQHLNGEQALALARTRKIDSDAMRGQRQQLVIEAIAKKAMSVQSISKMGSLLDAVDKNMKTNLTFDDMLAITKNMAGSDLQMEKMQIEGTDKRIGGIYYYIPNEKNVKDISNKLNEHLGVTPKAVRNE
- the thrC gene encoding threonine synthase, with protein sequence MYKGLLKQYASYLPMNENTPDVSLMEGNTPLIPLLNISKQLGIHLYGKYEGANPTGSFKDRGMVMAVAKAKEEGSEAIICASTGNTSASAAAYAARLGMKCIIVIPEGKIAHGKLAQAVAYGAEIISIEGNFDDALRAVRKIAAEEPITLVNSVNPYRIEGQKTAAFEICDQLQGAPDVLAIPVGNAGNITAYWKGFCEYGKEKGYKKPRIHGFEAEGAAAIVKGHVIEAPETIATAIRIGNPASWSYAVEAAEQSKGEIDMVSDEEILNAYQLLAKTEGVFAEPGSNASLAGVIKHVQLGKIKKGETVVAVLTGNGLKDPDIAISSNKLEIASVSNDIEKIKEHIKGGIVS
- a CDS encoding NUDIX hydrolase; this encodes MAEWLTIFDIDGNTIGKKLRDGVHRDGDWHETFHCWFVEKDDEDMFLYFQLRSKNKKEAPGIWDITSAGHIMHDENVQIGGLREIEEELGLSFQTTDLAYKGIFKIDYEISHLIDREFCHMYFHNVIKPLPFAPGEEVDDVMKVHATSFLQLLKRDIPSITAVSTLNSTPITITFEDIYPYDLEYYEFVIKNGQDLVKNNS